The proteins below come from a single Mesobacillus jeotgali genomic window:
- a CDS encoding spore coat protein produces MSDNQQKPNPIPSSLVDLFVTDILQKNGISKKDIKDKITDDKKMAIKELVEDLSKQVESFVNGNSKPNKDSEKK; encoded by the coding sequence TTGAGTGACAATCAACAAAAGCCAAACCCGATTCCAAGTAGTCTTGTTGACCTGTTTGTAACAGACATCCTGCAGAAAAATGGCATTAGCAAGAAGGATATAAAGGATAAGATTACGGATGACAAGAAGATGGCCATCAAAGAATTAGTTGAAGACTTAAGCAAGCAAGTGGAGTCATTCGTCAATGGAAACAGCAAGCCTAATAAAGATTCAGAGAAAAAATAA
- a CDS encoding spore coat protein: MSNYYHDHHKPHHSGKSCKKKADVEQEATQLEYTEQDSDELIWVKDSCNIKVHTTDTQAAVSLQVALQLAIALVISITIGDSDQGQYVAQQLIQEMGTEQSNTQKIIINNSKDVNVTTTDTDVAVNVQALLQVLVALVAELDIL; encoded by the coding sequence ATGTCAAACTATTATCATGATCACCATAAACCGCACCATTCTGGTAAAAGCTGCAAGAAAAAAGCGGATGTGGAGCAGGAGGCAACCCAGTTGGAGTATACAGAGCAGGACTCTGATGAATTAATTTGGGTTAAAGACTCTTGCAACATCAAGGTTCATACTACCGATACGCAAGCTGCGGTTTCCTTGCAGGTTGCCCTTCAGTTAGCTATCGCATTAGTTATCAGCATCACAATTGGCGATTCTGATCAAGGCCAGTACGTCGCCCAGCAGCTTATTCAGGAAATGGGCACTGAACAGTCTAACACACAAAAAATCATCATCAATAATTCCAAAGATGTCAACGTCACTACAACTGATACAGATGTAGCAGTCAATGTTCAGGCATTACTGCAGGTTCTGGTTGCCCTCGTTGCTGAATTGGACATTCTGTAA
- a CDS encoding spore coat protein, whose translation MMSKEKKWRALDHCDTGKGNEADVTQEADQKMVTKQQSFEWIIIKDSECIDVHTTDTQAAISLQLGLQAAIAAVISIAIGDSEKGKAVVNEIKQVIKTKQRNTQKTIIEGSKHVEVKTTDTDIAVNIQALLQILVTLVAKLDIL comes from the coding sequence ATGATGAGCAAGGAAAAAAAATGGAGAGCATTGGATCACTGTGATACTGGAAAGGGAAATGAAGCGGATGTGACGCAGGAAGCCGATCAAAAGATGGTCACAAAGCAACAGTCTTTTGAATGGATTATCATCAAAGATTCAGAATGCATTGATGTCCACACAACTGATACTCAGGCTGCTATCTCCCTTCAACTAGGACTCCAGGCTGCAATTGCTGCTGTCATTAGCATTGCGATTGGAGATTCTGAGAAAGGTAAAGCTGTCGTCAATGAAATCAAACAAGTGATCAAAACTAAACAGCGAAATACACAAAAAACCATTATTGAAGGATCAAAACATGTTGAGGTCAAGACAACTGATACCGATATCGCCGTGAATATCCAGGCGCTCCTACAAATTCTGGTTACCCTGGTTGCCAAGCTGGATATTTTATAA
- the hutG gene encoding formimidoylglutamase: protein MVKFSYLQPGKPAVFKDQFVTKVNECLIPYSEGEKGNIGLIGLPFSKTSISLSQASDAPKTIRASMSSFSTFSGEKEKDYTGIRIIDFGDVHTHPTDMEESIERLHISVREMLEKNSCQRYIMLGGDHGVSYPSIRAFKEHYGEVGVIQWDAHHDVRNLVDGGRTNGTPFRSLIDGGHLKGGNLVQIGIRDYANAKEYHNYTKDKGISVYTMEDIEMTGIIPIIKKEIKRLSELVDFIYLSVDMDVVDQAFAPGCPAIGPGGITSRELLASITAAASHEKVKAMDIVEIDPSKDFRDMTSRLAAATMLRFMYN, encoded by the coding sequence ATGGTGAAATTCAGTTATCTTCAGCCCGGTAAGCCTGCGGTTTTCAAGGATCAATTTGTCACGAAGGTAAATGAGTGTCTTATACCTTATTCAGAAGGAGAGAAAGGGAACATCGGCTTAATCGGTCTTCCCTTCTCCAAAACATCCATTTCTTTATCACAGGCCTCCGATGCGCCGAAAACAATCAGGGCAAGCATGAGTTCATTCTCCACTTTTTCAGGAGAAAAAGAGAAAGATTACACCGGGATTAGAATCATTGACTTTGGCGATGTGCATACCCATCCAACTGATATGGAGGAATCCATCGAGAGACTGCATATCAGTGTCAGGGAGATGCTTGAAAAGAACTCCTGTCAAAGGTATATCATGCTGGGCGGTGACCACGGTGTCAGTTATCCTTCCATACGCGCTTTCAAGGAACATTACGGTGAAGTAGGGGTTATTCAATGGGATGCACATCATGATGTAAGGAACCTGGTTGACGGCGGTCGGACAAATGGCACGCCATTCCGAAGTCTTATTGATGGTGGTCACCTGAAGGGTGGCAATCTTGTCCAGATAGGGATACGTGATTATGCGAACGCGAAGGAATATCATAATTATACAAAAGATAAAGGGATTTCTGTCTATACAATGGAAGATATTGAGATGACAGGAATCATCCCAATTATAAAAAAAGAGATTAAAAGACTATCTGAATTAGTAGATTTTATCTACTTATCTGTTGACATGGACGTCGTAGATCAAGCTTTCGCGCCAGGTTGCCCGGCAATTGGACCGGGTGGGATAACCAGCAGGGAATTGCTAGCGAGTATCACCGCTGCCGCTTCCCATGAAAAAGTTAAGGCGATGGATATCGTAGAAATAGATCCATCGAAAGACTTCCGGGATATGACAAGCAGGCTGGCAGCCGCCACTATGCTGCGTTTTATGTACAATTAA
- the hutI gene encoding imidazolonepropionase, protein MTYDLIIHNIGELILPKCSDKPLKGHAMKELNIRENAALGILDGKIAWLGSTAEAGALKASEKIDAKGKVVSPGLVDPHTHLVFGGSREHELSLKQAGVPYLEILAQGGGILSTVGSTKKATEDELFEKASFHLERMISYGVTTLEAKSGYGLDADTEIKQLRVVQKLKEKYPVSVVSTFLGAHAVPPGFKGKEEEFLEDMAKLFDDIKEAELAEFVDIFCETGVFTIEQSRKFLQLAKEKGFGLKIHADEIDPLGGTELAVSLGAASADHLVAASDEGIRQLSEGNTVAVLLPGTTFYLGKDHYARARKMIDEGAAVALATDFNPGSCVTENLQMIMSLAALKLKMSAEEIWNAVTVNAAHAIGKGFEAGTLEKGRSADFVIWDVPNYKYIPYHFGVNHAQSVFHSGKKLWERTAYGEIQLSSAR, encoded by the coding sequence TTGACATACGATTTGATTATTCATAATATCGGCGAGCTTATTTTACCCAAATGCTCTGACAAGCCACTAAAGGGGCATGCAATGAAAGAGCTGAACATACGTGAGAACGCGGCATTGGGGATCCTGGATGGGAAAATTGCCTGGCTGGGTTCGACTGCTGAAGCCGGAGCACTTAAGGCTTCCGAAAAAATCGATGCTAAGGGAAAGGTTGTTTCCCCTGGTCTCGTTGATCCTCATACTCATTTGGTTTTTGGGGGATCTCGTGAACATGAACTATCTTTGAAGCAAGCTGGAGTGCCTTACTTAGAAATCCTCGCTCAGGGAGGCGGAATTTTATCGACGGTAGGGTCTACTAAAAAAGCCACAGAGGATGAATTGTTTGAAAAAGCTTCCTTCCATTTGGAGAGAATGATTTCTTACGGGGTCACGACTCTGGAAGCTAAAAGTGGGTATGGCCTGGATGCAGATACAGAGATAAAGCAGCTGAGAGTGGTCCAAAAATTAAAGGAAAAGTACCCCGTTTCTGTCGTATCGACATTCCTCGGCGCACACGCTGTTCCGCCAGGGTTCAAAGGGAAAGAAGAAGAGTTCCTGGAAGATATGGCAAAGCTGTTCGATGATATCAAGGAAGCCGAACTTGCCGAGTTCGTCGATATTTTTTGCGAGACAGGTGTATTTACCATCGAACAGTCAAGGAAGTTTTTACAACTGGCAAAAGAAAAGGGATTTGGCTTGAAGATTCACGCTGATGAAATTGATCCGCTTGGCGGAACTGAACTGGCGGTGTCACTTGGAGCTGCAAGTGCAGACCACCTGGTTGCGGCCTCCGATGAAGGTATCAGACAGCTCAGCGAAGGGAATACAGTCGCTGTTTTATTGCCTGGAACAACATTTTACCTCGGGAAAGACCATTATGCACGTGCGAGAAAGATGATTGATGAGGGTGCGGCAGTCGCTTTGGCGACAGATTTCAATCCGGGAAGCTGTGTTACTGAAAACCTGCAGATGATTATGTCTCTGGCTGCATTAAAGCTGAAAATGTCAGCGGAAGAAATCTGGAATGCGGTCACAGTCAATGCTGCCCATGCAATCGGAAAAGGATTCGAGGCAGGGACATTAGAGAAAGGTCGATCAGCTGATTTTGTCATCTGGGATGTGCCAAACTATAAGTATATTCCGTATCACTTCGGTGTGAATCACGCACAAAGTGTTTTCCATTCTGGTAAAAAACTTTGGGAAAGGACCGCTTATGGTGAAATTCAGTTATCTTCAGCCCGGTAA
- the hutU gene encoding urocanate hydratase, with product MAIEAKRNIKAKKGLELECKGWEQEAALRMLYNNLDPEVAEKPEDLVVYGGIGKAARNWEAFDAIVDTLRRLENDETMLVQSGKPVAVFKTHKAAPRVLISNSVLVPKWANWDHFHELDKKGLMMYGQMTAGSWIYIGSQGILQGTYETFAEVARQHFGGTLKNTITLTAGLGGMGGAQPLAVTMNDGVCIAVEVDPERIKKRIDTRYCDRVTHSIDEAIGWAKEAKHKGEALSIGLVGNAAEVHLELLSRNFIVDIVTDQTSAHDPLNGYIPVGLTLEEAAKLRVDNPEEYVKQSSFSMAKHVASMLEFQRRGAVTFDYGNNIRQVAKDHGEEHAFDFPGFVPAYIRPLFCEGKGPFRWAALSGDPADIHRTDELIKELFPENEALQRWIDMAQEKVEFQGLPSRICWLGYGERVKMGLAINELVRKGELKAPIVIGRDHLDSGSVASPNRETEAMKDGSDAVGDWAILNALVNVAAGGSWISVHHGGGVGMGYSLHAGMVVVADGTDLAEERLRRVLTTDPGMGVARHADAGYDKAIETAKEKGVDIPMLPEM from the coding sequence ATGGCAATCGAAGCAAAACGCAATATTAAAGCAAAAAAAGGTCTTGAACTAGAATGTAAGGGATGGGAGCAAGAAGCTGCATTGAGGATGCTTTATAACAATCTTGATCCAGAGGTCGCTGAAAAGCCGGAGGATCTTGTTGTATATGGCGGAATTGGCAAAGCAGCACGGAACTGGGAGGCATTCGACGCTATTGTTGATACGCTCCGCAGGCTGGAAAATGATGAGACGATGCTTGTTCAATCCGGTAAACCTGTCGCTGTTTTCAAAACACACAAGGCAGCACCAAGAGTTTTAATATCCAATTCCGTCTTGGTTCCTAAATGGGCCAATTGGGACCATTTTCATGAACTTGATAAAAAAGGCTTGATGATGTACGGACAAATGACTGCAGGAAGCTGGATTTACATTGGTTCACAGGGAATCCTTCAGGGCACATATGAAACATTTGCCGAGGTTGCAAGACAGCACTTTGGGGGCACCTTGAAAAATACTATTACATTGACAGCTGGACTTGGAGGCATGGGTGGAGCGCAGCCTCTCGCAGTCACGATGAACGATGGGGTGTGTATTGCTGTTGAGGTCGATCCAGAACGGATCAAAAAGCGGATAGATACCCGATATTGCGACCGGGTGACACATTCAATTGATGAAGCCATTGGGTGGGCTAAGGAAGCCAAGCATAAAGGAGAAGCCCTATCAATCGGTCTGGTCGGAAATGCAGCCGAAGTTCATCTTGAATTATTGTCCAGGAATTTTATAGTTGATATTGTAACAGACCAGACTTCTGCACATGACCCGCTAAATGGGTATATTCCGGTTGGTCTTACTTTGGAGGAAGCAGCTAAACTTCGCGTGGATAATCCTGAAGAGTATGTAAAGCAATCTTCTTTCTCAATGGCTAAGCACGTCGCATCCATGCTTGAATTCCAACGGAGAGGTGCAGTGACATTTGATTACGGCAATAACATCCGTCAGGTTGCCAAGGATCATGGGGAGGAGCATGCTTTCGATTTCCCTGGTTTTGTTCCAGCTTATATCAGGCCCCTGTTCTGTGAGGGAAAAGGACCGTTCCGCTGGGCAGCTTTATCAGGAGACCCGGCTGATATCCACCGGACAGATGAACTGATCAAGGAGCTATTCCCGGAAAATGAAGCCCTTCAGCGCTGGATTGACATGGCTCAGGAAAAGGTGGAATTCCAGGGTCTGCCTTCACGGATTTGCTGGCTTGGCTATGGTGAGCGAGTGAAAATGGGATTGGCAATCAATGAACTCGTTCGAAAAGGTGAATTGAAAGCACCGATTGTAATTGGACGCGACCATTTAGATAGTGGGTCTGTTGCCTCTCCAAATCGCGAAACAGAAGCAATGAAAGACGGCAGCGACGCAGTCGGTGACTGGGCGATCCTCAATGCACTGGTCAATGTCGCAGCTGGTGGCTCTTGGATCTCTGTCCATCATGGCGGCGGCGTAGGGATGGGATATTCCCTTCACGCAGGAATGGTCGTAGTGGCGGATGGCACGGACCTTGCTGAAGAAAGACTTAGAAGAGTACTGACTACAGATCCAGGAATGGGTGTAGCCCGCCACGCAGATGCAGGTTATGACAAAGCGATTGAAACAGCGAAAGAAAAAGGCGTCGATATCCCAATGCTACCTGAAATGTAA
- the hutH gene encoding histidine ammonia-lyase has product MVILTGETLTLEQIRQVCYLDEAVAISPDSMKKVAESREAVEKIVADKRTIYGINTGFGKFSDVIINEQDVNALQLNLIRSHACGVGEPFPEVVSRAMVLLRLNALIKGFSGIRPVIAERLKELLNLQIHPVVPQQGSLGASGDLAPLSHLALVLLGEGKVFYEGRVCATEEAYKKEGLEPIVLQAKEGLALINGTQAMTAMGVVNWIEANDLAHQSEWISALTMEGLEGVIDAFHPAIHEARGYQQQMDVAERMRDLLAGSKLTTRQGEKRVQDAYSLRCIPQVHGASWQALDYVKEKLEIEMNAATDNPLIFDGGETVISGGNFHGQPIAIAMDFMKIAVAEFASISERRIERLVNPQLNDLPPFLSPQPGLQSGAMIMQYSAASLVSENKTLAHPASVDSIPSSANQEDHVSMGTIAARHAHSIIQNVRRVLAIECICALQAVQYRGVEKMAPKTRSFYEEARKIVPSITEDRIFSEDIERLAEWLKKNKRQWTAKKRQESLV; this is encoded by the coding sequence ATGGTTATTTTAACAGGGGAAACGTTAACTTTGGAGCAAATCAGGCAAGTTTGCTATCTCGACGAGGCAGTCGCAATCAGTCCCGATAGTATGAAGAAGGTTGCTGAAAGCAGGGAAGCCGTAGAGAAAATTGTAGCCGATAAGCGTACGATTTATGGAATAAATACAGGATTCGGCAAATTCAGTGATGTCATCATTAATGAACAGGATGTCAATGCCCTGCAGTTAAACCTAATCAGGTCGCATGCATGCGGAGTGGGGGAACCATTTCCAGAGGTCGTTTCACGAGCAATGGTCTTACTCAGGCTCAATGCCTTGATTAAGGGGTTTTCCGGGATCAGGCCGGTAATCGCTGAGAGGCTGAAGGAATTGCTCAACCTGCAGATCCACCCGGTTGTTCCGCAGCAAGGCTCACTTGGCGCCTCGGGTGATTTAGCGCCGCTATCGCATCTGGCACTAGTACTGTTAGGTGAAGGCAAAGTGTTTTATGAGGGAAGGGTTTGTGCAACAGAAGAGGCTTATAAGAAAGAAGGTCTTGAGCCAATTGTATTGCAGGCAAAAGAAGGCCTTGCACTGATTAATGGAACCCAGGCAATGACGGCAATGGGTGTTGTCAACTGGATTGAAGCAAATGATCTGGCACATCAATCAGAGTGGATATCTGCCCTAACAATGGAGGGTCTTGAAGGTGTCATAGACGCATTCCATCCTGCGATCCATGAAGCGCGGGGCTACCAGCAGCAAATGGATGTAGCGGAGCGCATGAGAGATTTATTGGCTGGCAGTAAGCTGACGACACGACAGGGTGAAAAAAGAGTCCAGGACGCCTATTCACTAAGATGCATTCCTCAGGTACATGGAGCATCATGGCAAGCCCTCGATTATGTAAAAGAAAAGCTGGAGATTGAAATGAATGCAGCAACGGATAATCCCCTGATTTTTGATGGCGGAGAAACAGTCATATCGGGAGGCAATTTTCACGGGCAGCCAATTGCGATTGCGATGGATTTTATGAAAATAGCTGTTGCTGAATTTGCCAGTATCTCTGAAAGAAGGATTGAAAGATTGGTAAACCCGCAACTAAATGACCTGCCCCCATTCTTAAGTCCACAACCGGGACTTCAGTCTGGTGCGATGATCATGCAGTACAGCGCTGCGTCACTAGTTTCTGAAAATAAGACTCTCGCTCATCCTGCCAGCGTGGATTCCATTCCATCCTCTGCCAATCAGGAGGATCATGTTAGCATGGGAACTATTGCAGCCCGGCATGCACACAGTATCATCCAAAACGTTAGGCGCGTTCTGGCAATTGAGTGTATTTGTGCCCTGCAGGCAGTCCAATATCGTGGTGTAGAAAAAATGGCACCTAAAACAAGAAGCTTCTATGAGGAAGCAAGAAAAATAGTTCCCTCCATTACTGAGGACAGAATTTTCTCTGAAGATATCGAAAGACTTGCAGAATGGCTAAAAAAAAATAAACGCCAGTGGACAGCTAAAAAAAGACAGGAAAGCCTGGTTTGA